ATATAGACTTACCACTTGTTATTTGCCAGTTATATTAAGCTAGATTTTGAAAAAAGCGACCTTCCTAAGTGCAGTTCGGAAGGTCGCTTGTGCCAACAATTATCGAAGTGGAGACGCTAAGGTTCCCTGTTCAGCTTCCTCGCTTAGACCGACATCAACGCCGAGTTGCATGCAGCAACGTATGCCAGGCCTGCGGCCATAACGATATCCTGATGCACGGCCGTGCCGCGGAAGATCTTGCCCGCCTTCTCAACCGTGACCGCCGCTTCGGCATGCGCATCTTCGCCGCTACTTAACGAATGAAGTTCCAAATCGCCAAAGCGGATGGCGCTGCTAATTCCTTGGCTGATCGCCGAAATAACGGCTTGCACCGGACCGTCCGCCACGCTGGAATAGGTGGCCTCAGTTTGCTCGCCCAGATGACGCAGCGTAACGGCCGCAACCCGGCTGCTGCCCGTTCCCGAAATGACCTGGGCCTCGGTCAGCTCATATACTTGGGCCGGTTTGCCTAGTGTGCTGCTCACCATCTGCAGCAGTTGATCATCGCTGACCACCTTCTGACGGTCAGCCGTCTCCTTGAAGGTATCGTACAAGGACTCCATCTCGGATGCTTCGAGCTGGACACCGTACCTGGCAAGACGATCCTTCAATGCATGACGACCGGAATGCTTGCCCAGCACGATCATGCTCCGCGGAATCCCCAGTTTTTCCGGGTCCATAATCTCGTAGGTGCTTCGATCCTTCAGCAGACCGTCCTGATGGATGCCGGATTCATGCTGGAAGGCGTTCCGGCCGACCACAGGCTTATTGAAGGCAATTGGAAAATGCATCGCACCGCTAACGAGACGGGATACTTCATACAGCTTCTCGGCCGTAATGCCCGTCTCCGCCCGCAGCATGTCGCCCCGGGTAGATAGAGCCATGACGAGCTCCTCCAGTGCGCAGTTGCCTGTACGTTCGCCCACCCCATTCACGGTGACCTCGATTTGGCTGGCGCCGTTCTCGATCGCGGCCAGGCTGTTGGCCACAGCCAGACCGAGATCATTGTGGCAGTGGGCGCTGTAAGTGACTGTCTTTCCGCCACGCGCGCCTTCCCGCACGCGTCGGAACATCTGACCATATTCGTTCGGAAGCGCGTATCCAACCGTATCGGGCAGATTGATAATCGTTGCGCCCTCTTCAATGACGGCCTCCACCATCTCAATCAGGTCGTCAATGCTGGTGCGCGAGGCATCCATCGCCGTAAATTCCACCACGTCGCTGAACTGCTTCGCATAAGCTGTCATCTCACGTGCCCTTGCGACCACATCTGGACGGCTCATGCGCAGCTGGTGGCGAAGATGGATGTCGGAAGACGAAATAAACAGATGAATCCGCCTTCTGGCCGCGTCTTGGGTGGCCTTGACAGCAGCATCAATGTCCCCTCTCACAGCACGCGCGAATCCGCATATCTCCACCTGCTGCAGCTGTCTCGAGATGGCCTGCACAGCGGCAAACTCCCCGGGGCTGGACACCGGGAACCCAGGCTCCATTACGTCAACGCCCAGCTCCGCCAGCTTTCCGGCCAGCACAATTTTCTGCTCAGGCTGCAGACTTGCTCCCGGTGCCTGTTCCCCGTCCCGCAATGTGGTATCGAATATTTGGATGGTTCTCATGGATTCACTCATTTTTGTATACTCCTCCTTGGTTATGGGTATGACCCGATTTCCTACGGGCTTGTTGTCCCATCTGCTCGATATGTTCGCTTTACGTCCGCACGTCGACTTGCGTTCGCATCCCACCCTGCTGCTGCCGGCAGCAAAAAAGCCCGCCATCTCTTCATATAAGAGACGACGGGCTAACACCCTCCGTGGTACCACTCTAATTGACGCGCCTCGTTCGCAGCCGTTCTGCCGCGACATATACACGTCCACTCACGTCCATGATCTCCTCATACCGGCCGGTCATAAAGAGAATGGACATCCTGATGACGGAGGAAACTCCGTAAGAGAGTATAGCTGCATTCATGGTCGTTGGTCTGTCTTGCTCCCTCACCGATGCGTGCTGTTCCCCTCTTCCGCTCCCGGGTGAGATTCAAAGCTTGCTGCCGCTGCGTTACACCAAACCCGCAGCTCTCTGTAGACAGCTCTCTTTTACTGCTCCCGTTCATCGCGTTTATTCGATATGCTGTTATGCAGAATCTCATGATATCCGGGACTTCACCGGGTATCCTGCCTCTTTTGCACTGGCTCGTTGTTATTGCCTACTTCTGCTTGATCAAAGCATTAACTGCCTAATAAGAATGCAAAAAAGCCTGCCATCTCTTATTCAAGAGACGACAGGCTATCCTATCGCGGTACCACTCTTGTTGACTCTAAGCTCCCGGGTTCAAGCTGTTCCCGGACCTTAAAGCCCCCTCCATCGCCAAATCACAAATGATTTGTACGCAGCCGTTCTCACGGAGGCCATCCCGTAACAAGGTCAAACTCCGCAATCAATCCATGCCTGATCGCACTTCATTGCGCAAGGTTCCCCTGCTCCGCTCCCAGGTGAGTTCAGGCCCCTCTCGTCTGCGTTGCACCGTCCCGCAGCTCTCTACATCCAAGGTTCACCTTACTGGTCCTGTTCTTTGCGTTTCAATATTCTGAAATTTGATCAAGATTATACGTCCTATATAAAGACGTGTCAAGACGTTTTAGCTTAATGGCTCCGCCCAAAGTTCCAGCGACATTTGCGGGTCGGCCTTCATATCGAGCGACGTAAAGCTCCCCTGCTTCCATTTCAAATGTGCCGCGGCAGCAATCATCGCTCCGTTATCGGTACAATACTGAAATGGCGGGATCGTCAGCAAAATCCCTTCCTGCTCGCAACGTTCAGCCAATGTTTTACGGAGCCCGCGATTAGCGGCAACACCACCGCACAGCAGCAACTGCTTGGCATCATATGCTCTGACCGCGCGAACCGCCTTTTCCACGAGCACTTCAACCACCGATTCCTGGAAACCCCGGGCTATCGCTTCCGTCCGGACTTCCTCTCCACGCATTTTGCTCTGATTGACGACATTTAATACAGCCGATTTCAGACCGCTGAAGCTAAAGTCATAGGAATCCGGCTCCAGCCATACACGGGGAAGCTCCACAACCTCTTCGGCCTCCAATGCCATACGGTCGACATGCGGGCCCCCGGGATACGGAAAGCCAAGCGCTCTGGCCACTTTGTCGTACGCTTCGCCAACTGCATCATCGCGCGTCCTGCCGATCAACTCAAAGCTGCCTTCGTCTTTCATGTAAACCAGCTCGGTGTGACCGCCGGAAACAACCAGTGCCATACAAGGGTAAGCGATATCGCCCACAAAGCGGTTGGCATAAATATGACCCGCAATATGATGCGTACCGATTAGCGGCTTGTCAAGCGCAAACGCCAGGCTTTTAGCAGCCATAACGCCAACGAGTAGCGCTCCGACCAGACCAGGCCCCTGCGTTACGGCGATCGCCGACAAATCCTTCATTTCAATGCCGGCCTCAGCTACGGCTTGTTCAATAATTAGCGTGATGCTCTCCACATGCTTGCGGGAAGCCACCTCGGGGACCACCCCGCCAAAAGCTTTATGCGTTTCAATCTGGCTGGCAATGACGCTGGACAAAACCTCGTAGCCATCCTTTACTACGGCAACCGAGGTTTCATCGCAGCTCGTTTCTATCGCCAATATGCAGCTGTGCTGCCGGTCTACTCTTTCTTCATTCATGATAGCCTTTGACTTCCTTCCTCGCCATCGTCCTCCCGATAAGGGGGCAGATCTGCCCACATGATGAGTGCGTCTTCCTGGTTATCGGAATAATACCCCTTCCGGACACCGGCTGGTTTAAACCCTTTTTTGGTATATAAGTGCTGGGCAACGTGATTGGATACCCGAACTTCCAGCGTCATTTTCTCCATTCCCATATAGGCAGCGGTCTTCATCAGTTCCGTAAGCAGTCGATCGCCCCACTTGCGTCCGCGGTACTGCTCCAGCAGCGCAATATTCGTAACGTGTGCTTCGTCAACGATCGTCCACATGCCCGCATATCCAACCGTCTTGCCTTCGTACTCCATAATCATATAACGTGCGAAATGATTCAGTTTCAGCTCATTGTGAAAAGCTTCCTCGGTCCAAGGCACGGTGAACGCTTCACGCTCCACCACGAGAACCTCCGGAATATCCTCCAGGGTCATCAACCGAAAGGACAAACCGTCTTCACCATTTACCGGCTTCTTCTGCTGATCCATGACGAATCCTACGCTCCCTTCACCGCTTACGCAGCAGGTTCGCTTCCGCTTCGGAAAGCTGTGTATAATTGGGCACCAGTGTATGCACATCATCCGCTTCCCCAGCGAGCAACCTGGCTGCTCCCAAGTACCCCATCCAGCGGCCTTCAAGCGAATACGGATGAATATGCAGCCCGTCTCCAAACCCAGGCTCAAGCCCGCGAGCGGTTTCGGCATGAAGCTCCACTTCCCCAGTAAACCAAAGGCAAATCGGGCGCTCCTCTTCAGGCAGCTTGCTGATCCGTTCCTGTATGGCCTCCACCCAGGATTGCATCAGGCGAATACCGTCTGCCTCCATACGTATCGGCGCATCCTCTTGGCTCTCTGAATCGGCAGCGAATAATGCCGTGTACACTTGTCCCCGTCTTGCATCCAGCAGCGGAATGACCCAGTGGACTCCCTTCTTCGGCTCGGCTTGATGCCATCCGGAGTTCAAGCCCCCCCATGCCAAGGCATGCAGGCTGGATACCCCGACAACCGGGATGTGATTAGCCCATGCCAATGTTTTGGCAGCCGTTACCGCAATCCGGATCCCCGTATAAGAACCCGGACCTACTCCTACGGCAATGCCGTCCATCTGGTCCATGCCGAGGCCTGCTTCCGCAAGCGCCTGTGCCATCACCGGGTGCAGATGCACCGAGTGGTTGCGGTCCGCATTCGTGTTCACTTCCGACAGCAGCTTGTCCTGCTCCATCACGGATACCGTCAGCGATGCCGTAGACGTATCCAGCGCCAAAAACCGCTGCTGCGGCTTCGTGTCATTGTTGTTCATTCCAGCTACCCCATTTTTCATTCAAATCCCGGCACCACTCGCCATAGGGCTCGCCCTGGCTTGAAAGTGTGATGATCCGGTTAGTTTCGCCTGTCGTTTCAAGCTGGACATGCAGATAACGCTCCGGCAAAAGTTCGGTGATCAGGCTGCTCCACTCCACGAGACAAACCCCTTCTCCAAAAAAGTACTCATCCAGCCCGAGCTCATCCGCTTCATCGATCGACAAACGGTACACATCCATATGGTAGAGCGGCAGACGCCCCTCATATTCTTTAATAATCGTAAATGTCGGGCTATTCACAACCCCGTTCACACCAAGGTGCCGTGCAAATTGTTGGGAAAATGCCGTTTTTCCTGCTCCAAGATCTCCGTCCAGGCCGATGACAGTCCCTGGCTCGGCCCTAGCGGCTAGCCAAGCAGCAAGCTGCTCCGTCTCTTCCAGACTGCTTGAACTCATTCGAAACCGGCCCTCCGTACGGCCATTGTTCACTGATAACCCACCCTTTACTTAGTTTGCCCATATCTTAAAATACTTGATCTTCATTATATCGGTCCTCCCAAGCCGCTGCAAGAACATGGGTTTCGCTTTTAAGTTTGGGATGAGAAAAGAAACGTCAACCCAGGTATCAAACACTGACACGATGTAGTCAAAGATCAAGCCTTATAGTTAAACCAGAACAAAGATAAACCATGATAAAAACCTTGAGGAGGATGACAATGAATATAACAAACATACCGAACACAGCCCCTTTTTCCGAAACAACTATAACTCCCTTTCACATTGAAATTCTGGATTCGGACCTGATTGATCTTAAGGAACGTTTGGCCCGTACTCGCTGGCCTGATGATCTGGAGGATAACCACTGGGATTATGGCACGCCGCTGTCTTACCTAAAGAAGCTATCAACTTATTGGAAGAATTCATATGACTGGCGTAAATATGAAGCCATGCTGAATGAATTTCCTCAATTCACGACCACCATCGATGGACAAAATATCCACTTCCTGCATGTTCGCTCCCCTGAGCCTGATGCACTGCCTCTAATCGTTACCCATGGCTGGCCAGGATCGATTGTAGAATTTATACATATGATTGAACCGCTCACCAACCCAGGCAAGTACGGTGGAAATCCGTCCGATGCATTTCATCTCGTGATCCCCTCCCTTCCAGGTTTCGGCTTCTCCGGGCATACAACGGAACGGGGATGGAACATCGAGCGAGTAGCTAGAGCGTGGGATGAATTAATGCGTCGCTTGGGCTATGAACGCTATGGAGCTCAAGGTGGAGATACCGGGTGTTTGGTTTCGGCTGAACTTGGCCGGATCGCTGCAGAGCGTATCATTGGCGTTCACTGTAATGGTTTGTCGGTGTTCCCAACCGGAGATCCTGCTGAAACCGAGAACCTTACGGCTGCAGAGCAGCTGCGCTATGGTGAATTAGCCGGTGGCGGATTTGACGGGTCCGGATATGCCGTCCTTCAAGCAACCAGACCGCAGACACTATCCTATGGCTTAACAGATTCCCCGGTTGGTCAGCTTGCATGGATTGTGGAGAAGTTTAAGGCATGGACAGATCCAACGGCAGATCTCCCTGAGGATGCGGTTGATCTCGATCTGCTTCTTACAAATGTCTCAATCTATTGGCTCACAGCTACAGCAGGCTCATCTGCAAGAATCTATAAAGAAAGCTCCAGTAATTGGGGAGCGCCAGCACCCTATTCCTCGGTGCCCACGGGCGTGGCGGTCTTCCCCAAGGACCTTTCCATTCGGAGCATGGCTCAGCGCCAGTACAACATCCTGCATTGGTCAGAATTCGACCGAGGCGGCCATTTCGCCGCATTGGAAGCTCCTGATTTGTTGGCTGATGATATCCGATTATTTTTCAGAGGGATTCGTTAACGACGTAGTCAACACAAACACACCTTATCCGGTTTCCAACGATATGGGACCCGTACAAGGTGTGTTTTTCGTGTTTATTAACTGATTAGACGGAGCTAAAGAGCCCCTACAATAAGCTATTCGCCTTCTTTCAGCCGGTCTACGTTCACAGTCAGTGTATTGGTCGGACGGGAACCAACCTGAACGGTGGCCATCCCGTTCTGCTGATCCACATGCTCGATCCACACGGACTCCCCTCCCAGGTTGACCTTGTAAGTATCCTTGGAGTTAAAAATCTCCACGGCTCTCTGTATCTCCATACGTTTAGTCCTCCTTCTCCATATTTCTTGGCGATTCGTCCACGACGTCCATCGTATCGGTTGTGGAAGGGCCGAT
Above is a window of Paenibacillus sp. FSL K6-1330 DNA encoding:
- the tsaB gene encoding tRNA (adenosine(37)-N6)-threonylcarbamoyltransferase complex dimerization subunit type 1 TsaB encodes the protein MNNNDTKPQQRFLALDTSTASLTVSVMEQDKLLSEVNTNADRNHSVHLHPVMAQALAEAGLGMDQMDGIAVGVGPGSYTGIRIAVTAAKTLAWANHIPVVGVSSLHALAWGGLNSGWHQAEPKKGVHWVIPLLDARRGQVYTALFAADSESQEDAPIRMEADGIRLMQSWVEAIQERISKLPEEERPICLWFTGEVELHAETARGLEPGFGDGLHIHPYSLEGRWMGYLGAARLLAGEADDVHTLVPNYTQLSEAEANLLRKR
- a CDS encoding epoxide hydrolase family protein, yielding MNITNIPNTAPFSETTITPFHIEILDSDLIDLKERLARTRWPDDLEDNHWDYGTPLSYLKKLSTYWKNSYDWRKYEAMLNEFPQFTTTIDGQNIHFLHVRSPEPDALPLIVTHGWPGSIVEFIHMIEPLTNPGKYGGNPSDAFHLVIPSLPGFGFSGHTTERGWNIERVARAWDELMRRLGYERYGAQGGDTGCLVSAELGRIAAERIIGVHCNGLSVFPTGDPAETENLTAAEQLRYGELAGGGFDGSGYAVLQATRPQTLSYGLTDSPVGQLAWIVEKFKAWTDPTADLPEDAVDLDLLLTNVSIYWLTATAGSSARIYKESSSNWGAPAPYSSVPTGVAVFPKDLSIRSMAQRQYNILHWSEFDRGGHFAALEAPDLLADDIRLFFRGIR
- the tsaE gene encoding tRNA (adenosine(37)-N6)-threonylcarbamoyltransferase complex ATPase subunit type 1 TsaE produces the protein MSSSSLEETEQLAAWLAARAEPGTVIGLDGDLGAGKTAFSQQFARHLGVNGVVNSPTFTIIKEYEGRLPLYHMDVYRLSIDEADELGLDEYFFGEGVCLVEWSSLITELLPERYLHVQLETTGETNRIITLSSQGEPYGEWCRDLNEKWGSWNEQQ
- a CDS encoding 2-isopropylmalate synthase, which codes for MSESMRTIQIFDTTLRDGEQAPGASLQPEQKIVLAGKLAELGVDVMEPGFPVSSPGEFAAVQAISRQLQQVEICGFARAVRGDIDAAVKATQDAARRRIHLFISSSDIHLRHQLRMSRPDVVARAREMTAYAKQFSDVVEFTAMDASRTSIDDLIEMVEAVIEEGATIINLPDTVGYALPNEYGQMFRRVREGARGGKTVTYSAHCHNDLGLAVANSLAAIENGASQIEVTVNGVGERTGNCALEELVMALSTRGDMLRAETGITAEKLYEVSRLVSGAMHFPIAFNKPVVGRNAFQHESGIHQDGLLKDRSTYEIMDPEKLGIPRSMIVLGKHSGRHALKDRLARYGVQLEASEMESLYDTFKETADRQKVVSDDQLLQMVSSTLGKPAQVYELTEAQVISGTGSSRVAAVTLRHLGEQTEATYSSVADGPVQAVISAISQGISSAIRFGDLELHSLSSGEDAHAEAAVTVEKAGKIFRGTAVHQDIVMAAGLAYVAACNSALMSV
- the rimI gene encoding ribosomal protein S18-alanine N-acetyltransferase codes for the protein MDQQKKPVNGEDGLSFRLMTLEDIPEVLVVEREAFTVPWTEEAFHNELKLNHFARYMIMEYEGKTVGYAGMWTIVDEAHVTNIALLEQYRGRKWGDRLLTELMKTAAYMGMEKMTLEVRVSNHVAQHLYTKKGFKPAGVRKGYYSDNQEDALIMWADLPPYREDDGEEGSQRLS
- the tsaD gene encoding tRNA (adenosine(37)-N6)-threonylcarbamoyltransferase complex transferase subunit TsaD: MNEERVDRQHSCILAIETSCDETSVAVVKDGYEVLSSVIASQIETHKAFGGVVPEVASRKHVESITLIIEQAVAEAGIEMKDLSAIAVTQGPGLVGALLVGVMAAKSLAFALDKPLIGTHHIAGHIYANRFVGDIAYPCMALVVSGGHTELVYMKDEGSFELIGRTRDDAVGEAYDKVARALGFPYPGGPHVDRMALEAEEVVELPRVWLEPDSYDFSFSGLKSAVLNVVNQSKMRGEEVRTEAIARGFQESVVEVLVEKAVRAVRAYDAKQLLLCGGVAANRGLRKTLAERCEQEGILLTIPPFQYCTDNGAMIAAAAHLKWKQGSFTSLDMKADPQMSLELWAEPLS
- a CDS encoding H-type small acid-soluble spore protein; translation: MEIQRAVEIFNSKDTYKVNLGGESVWIEHVDQQNGMATVQVGSRPTNTLTVNVDRLKEGE